AATCCATATTTAATGTTCCTTTTTTAAATTAGGCGCGTTGTTAGCACCCAAGTATTTTTCAATTTCTTCATTGCTTAATCGCTTGAGTTCTTTATAATGATGCTCCACAGAGACAAAACATTCAGGGCGGTACACGCTAATCACCCCATCGCACAAACTTTCTAAGCCTTGAGCGACATTTTGCGCGAGAATGGGGGTTAAAATATAAATGTCTTGGCATTCTTTTTTCAAGCAAGTTTGCACGCCTAACCCTGCTCTAAACCCGGTTTCAATCCCCCTATCTACGATAAAAATATTTTTATCTTTTAAGCTTTTGATCGCATTGCCTTTGCGATACTGATAAATGTGGGACAAAATGTCTTCTTCATAAGCTCGCTTGGCTTCCCCATAAACATAGTCTAAAGTGATGTCAAAGGAATTGATCAAACTTTCATTCATCACTATATCCATGCTCTCACTCACCAAAGCGATCTCGCATTTTGAGTTTAAAGGGGCTAGGATAGGTTCTAAAAAAAGTATATCATAAGTCGCTCCAAATTTTTGCGCTAAAGCGTTAGCTAAATACAGAGCGTTAAAACTCAAAGCGAGCATGATGGAATCTTTTAAATCAATGTGGCGTGTGTGGATTTCATTAATCAATTTGTTCAAAGCGTCTTCTTCATTAATAAAACGCATGCCCTCTATATCGGTGATATGGCTAAAGTCAGTATTCAAATGCATTCCTTTTCTCACTTACGCTGCAAAGAGCGGTAAGTTACATTGGTTTTAGTGATCGGTGAAAAGTCTAATTCTAGCTTAACATAGTTATTTTCAAACACTCTTATAGGCTGGTTGGGATCGCCGGTGAGGATAGGGCGTCGTTGGTTGACGAATTGAAAGCCAATCCCAAAACAACGGATTTTTTTATAAATCCCCACATTCCAATTTAAAATCACATTATTTCTAATGTCATAACCCACATCCGCGCTCATGGAAAAATAGCCAAATTCGTTGCTAAAACCCGCCTTTAAATAATCCGCAGGATTTTCTACAATGCTATTAATCCCGCTGCTAAAATTGTTTTTTAGAAAATAAGAAAGGTTAAAGCTTAAAAACTTGCGTTGGTAATTGGCGTTCACAGAGATTTCTTCTAGGCGGTTTTGATAAAACGAATAAAAGACATTCCCAAAGATATTCAATCCTGTTAAGGGCGAAAACCCAATCTTGCTCTCTAATGGCATCCTGAAGGGCGAAACTTTATCGTCAAGATTGATGAGTTGCGATATTTTAAAATACAATAACTCTTGCCCCCCTAAGCCATAAAGGTATTGCGTTAGGGTTAAATTCACCGTCTTATTGCTCGCATCGCTAGGTAAAATGCTGTTAGGATTCCACACAGAGTCATACAAACGCCCTTGATAATCATAATTCATCAATAAAGGCGAAGTGTAGCTGTTTAAGGCTTGCGCGCTTAAAGCGTACATGTTTTGAGAAAATAAGCCGTTTTTAAAGGTGTAATAAGGGATGTTGAAAATCGCTTCCAATTGGATCGTGTGGAAAAGCTTGTTGTATTCTCTGGCTAAATCCGTATTGACATACATGGAAAAATTTGAAGACACAAAGTTCCCAAATTCCCTTGATTCATTAGGGATCGTAGGCACGAAGGAATTTTTAGATTGCATTAAAGCCACATTAGATAGTTGGAGATCATTCCAAAGCCCTATAGACAAATACTTTTTAAACAAAGAAAATTGCAAGCCCACCGGCACATTCAAAGCGTTTTGCACATAGCCATAACCGATCTCTCTTGCGGTGTTTCTAAACTGATAATCCACCGAATACAACAAATTTTT
The window above is part of the Helicobacter pylori genome. Proteins encoded here:
- a CDS encoding phosphoribosyltransferase gives rise to the protein MNTDFSHITDIEGMRFINEEDALNKLINEIHTRHIDLKDSIMLALSFNALYLANALAQKFGATYDILFLEPILAPLNSKCEIALVSESMDIVMNESLINSFDITLDYVYGEAKRAYEEDILSHIYQYRKGNAIKSLKDKNIFIVDRGIETGFRAGLGVQTCLKKECQDIYILTPILAQNVAQGLESLCDGVISVYRPECFVSVEHHYKELKRLSNEEIEKYLGANNAPNLKKEH